A single Candidatus Limnocylindrales bacterium DNA region contains:
- a CDS encoding LLM class F420-dependent oxidoreductase — translation MKLGLTAGAFGAQIRIDLDAIKEAESLGYDSVWTAEAWGGDAIVPLAWIGAHTSRIKLGTGIMQMPARTPAMCAMQAMTLDQLSGGRMIVGLGPSGPQVIEGWHGVPYGKPLVRTREYIAILRKIFAREEPVTFEGENYQIPYRGPGASGLGKPLRSILHGRKDIPIITATISPKGVEVAAEVADGFMPIWTSAEGLSTFQASLEKGFARSGDADKKSRFMIMPMVNVVIGDDVQACRDRVRPGIALYVGGMGAREKNFYNSLVSRMGWEGPARNIQDLFLSGRKEEATAAVPDDLVDAITLVGPKERIAERVAAWKQSGVHSLILSLSRREDMRTMAELCL, via the coding sequence ATGAAGCTCGGACTTACCGCCGGCGCCTTCGGCGCGCAGATCAGGATCGACCTGGACGCGATCAAGGAGGCCGAGAGCCTCGGCTACGACTCGGTATGGACGGCCGAGGCCTGGGGCGGCGATGCGATCGTGCCGCTGGCGTGGATCGGCGCGCACACCAGCAGGATCAAGCTCGGCACCGGCATCATGCAGATGCCGGCGCGCACGCCCGCGATGTGCGCGATGCAGGCGATGACGCTGGACCAGCTCTCGGGTGGTCGCATGATCGTGGGGCTTGGCCCGTCCGGACCCCAGGTCATCGAAGGCTGGCACGGTGTCCCCTACGGCAAGCCGCTGGTGCGCACGCGCGAATACATCGCGATCCTGCGCAAGATCTTCGCGCGCGAGGAGCCGGTGACCTTCGAAGGCGAGAACTACCAGATTCCGTACCGCGGCCCCGGCGCCAGCGGCCTCGGCAAGCCGCTGCGCTCGATCCTCCACGGTCGCAAGGACATCCCGATCATCACCGCCACGATCTCGCCCAAGGGAGTCGAAGTCGCGGCCGAGGTGGCCGACGGCTTCATGCCCATCTGGACCAGCGCCGAAGGTCTGTCCACGTTCCAGGCATCGCTGGAAAAGGGCTTTGCCAGGTCGGGCGACGCCGACAAGAAATCGCGCTTCATGATCATGCCGATGGTCAACGTGGTGATCGGCGACGACGTGCAAGCCTGCCGCGACCGCGTCCGCCCTGGGATCGCACTGTACGTCGGTGGCATGGGCGCGCGCGAGAAGAACTTCTACAACTCGCTTGTATCGCGCATGGGATGGGAGGGGCCTGCCAGGAACATCCAGGACCTGTTCCTGTCGGGCAGGAAGGAAGAGGCCACCGCGGCCGTGCCCGACGATCTGGTCGATGCAATCACGCTGGTCGGACCCAAGGAGCGCATCGCCGAGCGCGTGGCGGCGTGGAAGCAGTCGGGCGTGCATTCGCTGATCCTGTCGCTGTCGCGGCGCGAGGACATGCGCACGATGGCCGAGCTTTGCCTCTGA
- a CDS encoding thermonuclease family protein translates to MPRTLTEKAIVLVVGAALAYALGLWTAPEDPRRGKMRDYPDVVRGRALVNDGDSIEIARTRIRLFGIDAFERDQLCGRSDGTHFPCGHVARITLERMVGNASLTCEKRDVDVYGRMVARCTIGQTDIAAELVREGLALAYRQYSNDYVDEEDEARLGRRGAWDGRFTTPWDYRQDRR, encoded by the coding sequence ATGCCTCGCACGCTGACGGAGAAGGCCATCGTGCTCGTCGTCGGCGCGGCGCTGGCGTACGCGTTGGGCCTGTGGACGGCCCCCGAAGATCCGCGCCGCGGAAAGATGCGCGATTACCCGGACGTCGTGCGAGGACGCGCGCTGGTCAACGACGGGGATAGCATCGAGATCGCACGCACTCGCATACGCCTGTTCGGCATCGACGCGTTCGAGCGCGATCAGCTGTGCGGGCGCAGCGACGGCACGCACTTCCCGTGCGGGCACGTTGCGCGCATCACCCTCGAGCGAATGGTCGGCAACGCCAGCCTGACCTGCGAGAAGCGCGACGTCGACGTCTACGGCCGCATGGTCGCGCGCTGCACGATCGGGCAGACCGACATCGCGGCCGAGCTAGTCCGCGAGGGCCTGGCGCTGGCCTATCGCCAGTACAGCAACGATTACGTGGACGAAGAGGACGAAGCGCGTCTCGGCCGGCGCGGCGCCTGGGATGGCCGCTTCACCACGCCGTGGGACTACCGGCAGGATCGCCGCTGA